The genomic segment GCGGTCCGCGAGGGGTGGGCAGTGTCGGCGCGGTCATCCGTCCTCCCCGGTCGGCGGCGGGTCGGATGGTGGCCTGGGTGGGAGCCGATGGGCCCGGTGGCTGGTGTCGCACCACGGCGGGCGACGGGTTCGGCGGCACGTGCACAGGGCCACCACGCGTCGATCGGAGAAGGCCGTGCTCCCGTCGGAAAGCTCCACCTCCACGGGCCCCTCGACCATCATCGGCC from the Embleya scabrispora genome contains:
- a CDS encoding CDGSH iron-sulfur domain-containing protein, whose amino-acid sequence is MMVEGPVEVELSDGSTAFSDRRVVALCTCRRTRRPPWCDTSHRAHRLPPRPPSDPPPTGEDG